The following proteins are co-located in the Eublepharis macularius isolate TG4126 chromosome 5, MPM_Emac_v1.0, whole genome shotgun sequence genome:
- the SLC2A4RG gene encoding SLC2A4 regulator isoform X4 has protein sequence MAAAVLTSLSTSPVVLNNPPSGFGAETSCDTWKEAPAMSSSCSSSSNNSGDWSWDPPSDLSTPSTPSPPLSTDIATGFLSSLQSDIEETEATHFLFGDPIPRKRKNSTKVMFKCLWKNCGKVLSSSSGMQKHIRTTHLGRKADLDQSDGEEDFYYTELDINVDSLTDGLSSLTPVSPTSSVPPAFPILEEAQAVPPVPVKPEAPMVSPLNLSAATTILSQSAPTSLCHIQTDHAYQAMGPSGLQADLKSPPPGMEISIAWQQPSLFPPPLPPVLFKSPSGCLTPIRPADVGERRPQVSPMPIAKGHPLVPPSMPKPTTGTRKPRGEAKKCRKVYGMENRSMWCTACRWKKACQRFVD, from the exons ATGGCGGCTGCGGTCCTCACCAGTTTGTCCACCAGCCCTGTTGTGCTGAACAACCCACCTAGCGGCTTCGGTGCAG AAACGAGCTGTGACACATGGAAGGAAGCTCCTGCCATGTCTTCGAgttgtagcagcagcagcaacaacagtggGGACTGGAGCTGGGACCCCCCGAGCGACCTCTCCACCCCCTCAACGCCGTCACCGCCGTTGTCCACCGACATCGCCACCGGTTTCCTTTCATCTCTGCAGTCAGACATCGAGGAGACCGAAGCGACTCACTTCCTGTTTGGGGACCCCATCCCTCGGAAGAGAAAG AACTCCACCAAGGTGATGTTCAAGTGCCTATGGAAGAACTGTGGGAAGGTGCTGAGCAGTTCCTCTGGCATGCAGAAACATATCAGGACCACCCACCTGGG ACGGAAGGCAGACCTGGACCAGAGCGACGGGGAGGAAGATTTCTACTACACCGAGCTGGACATCAACGTGGACTCCCTCACGGACGGCCTGTCCAGCCTGACTCCCGTCTCTCCCACCTCCTCAgtgcctccagccttccccatcCTCGAGGAGGCACAGGCGGTCCCGCCAGTTCCAGTGAAGCCGGAGGCTCCCATGGTGTCTCCCCTGAACCTGTCGGCAGCTACGACTATCCTGAGCCAATCAGCACCCACCAGCTTGTGCCATATCCAAACTGACCATGCCTATCAG GCTATGGGTCCTTCCGGCCTCCAGGCCGACCTGAAATCTCCACCCCCGGGAATGGAAATCAGcatagcctggcagcagccctccctTTTTCCACCTCCATTGCCCCCGGTTCTTTTTAAAAGCCCCTCA GGCTGCTTAACTCCCATCCGGCCAGCTGATGTAGGAGAGAGGCGCCCACAGGTGTCTCCCATGCCAATTGCCAAAGGACATCCCTTAGTGCCCCCTTCCATGCCAAAGCCTACAACTGGCACTAG GAAGCCACGCGGTGAGGCCAAGAAGTGCCGCAAGGTGTACGGGATGGAGAACCGCAGCATGTGGTGCACTGCCTGCCGCTGGAAGAAGGCTTGCCAGCGCTTCGTCGACTGA